The Oncorhynchus mykiss isolate Arlee chromosome 10, USDA_OmykA_1.1, whole genome shotgun sequence nucleotide sequence CAGGGATCAGACATTAGAGGGATCAGACATTAGAGGGATCAGACATTACAGGGATCAGACATTATTGATTGCTACGATGCATAAATTAGGactaagtaccttgctcaagggcaaatcAATAGTTTTTTTCACCAAGTCGGCTCTGGCCCGACGCTCCTGACCGCTAGGCTACTGGCCCGACGCTCCTGACCACTAGGTTACTGGCCCGACGCTCCTGACCGCTAGACTACTGGCCCGACGCTCCTGACCACTAGGTTACTGGCCCGACGCTCCTGACCACTAGGTTACTGGCCCGACGCTCCTGACCACTAGACTACTGGCCCGACGCTCCTGACCACTAGGTTACTGGCCCGACGCTCCTGACCGCTAGACTACTGGCCCGACGCTCCTGACCGCTAGACTACTGGCCCGCTAGACTACTGGCCCGCTAGACTACTGGCCCGCTAgactactggcccaacgctcctgaCCGCTAgactactggcccaacgctcctgaCCACTAgactactggcccaacgctcctgaCCGCTAGACTACTGGCCCGGCGCTCCTGACCGCTAgactactggcccaacgctcctgaCCGCTAGACTACTGGCCCGGCGCTCCTGACCACTAgactactggcccaacgctcctgaCCGCTAGACTACTGGCCCGACGCTCCTGACCGCTAGACTACTGGCCCGACGCTCCTGACCGCTAgactactggcccaacgctcctgaCCGCTAGGCTACTGGCCCGGCACTCCTGACGGCTAGACTACTGGCCCGACGCTCCTGACCGCTAGACTACTGGCCCGACGCTCCTGACCGCTAGACTACTGGCCCGACGCTCCTGACCGCTAgactactggcccaacgctcctgaCCGCTAgactactggcccaacgctcctgaCCGCTAgactactggcccaacgctcctgaCCGCTAGACTACTGGCCCGACGCTCCTGACCGCTAGACTACTGGCCCGACGCTCCTGACCGCTAGACTACTGGCCCGACGCTCCTGACCGCTAGACTACTGGCCCGACGCTCCTGACCGCTAGACTACTGGCCCGACGCTCCTGACCACTAGACTACTGGCCCGGCGCTCCTGACCACTAGACTACTGGCCCGACGCTCCTGACCACTAGACTACTGGCCCGACGCTCCTGACCACTAGACTACTGGCCCGGCGCTCCTGACCACTAgactactggcccaacgctcctgaCCACTAGACTACTGGCCCGACGCTCCTGACCGCTAGGCTACTGGCCCGACGCTCCTGACCACTAGGCAACTGGCCCGACGCTCCTGACCACTAGACTACTGGCCCGGCGCTCCTGACCGCTAGACTACTGGCCCGACGCTCCTGACCGCTAGACTACTGGCCCGACGctcctgaccactaggctactggCCCGACGctcctgaccactaggctactggCCCGACGCTCCTGACCGCTAGGCTACTGGCCCGACGCTCCTGACCGCTaggctactggcccaacgctcctgaCCGCTAGACTACTGGCCCGACGCTCCTGACCGCTAGACTACTGGCCCGACGctcctgaccactaggctactggcccaacgctcctgaccactaggctactggCCCGGCACTCCTGACCACTAGACTACTGGCCCGGCACTCCTGACCACTAGACTACTGGCCCGGCACTCCTGACCACTAGACTACTGGCCCGACGCTCCTGACCACTAGACTACTGGCCCGACGCTCCTGACCGCTAGGCTGCTTCCTCATCTGTTGGTGTATTGGGCTGTCTtctataacgtgtgtgtgtgtgcgtgttctccAGGTCCAGTGTGGGGACTTCCCTCATCTGTTGGTGTACGGGCCGTCTGGAGCAGGGAAGAAGACTCGTATCATGTGTCTGCTGAGAGAACTGTACGGAGCCGGAGTGGAGAAACTACACATAGAACACCAGACCGTTACGGTGAGGagagggtcacacacacacacactccctatcACGGTGAGGagagggtcacacacacacacacacacacacactccctatcACGGTGAGGagagggtcacacacacacacacacacacacacacactccctatcACGGTGAGGAGAGGGATACACACACATTCCCTATCACGGTGAGGAgagggatacacacacactccctatcACGGTGAGGAgagggatacacacacactccccatcacGGTGAGGAGAGGGTCACACACACTCCCTATCACGGTGAGGAgagggatacacacacactccccatcacGGTGAGGAgagggatacacacacactccccatcacGGTGAGGAGAGGGTCACACACACTCCCTATCACGGTGAGGAgagggatacacacacactccccatcacGGTGAGGAGAGGGTCACACACACTCCCTATCACGGTGAGGAgagggatacacacacactccccatcacGGTGAGGAgagggatacacacacactccctatcACGGTGAGGAGAGGGAGTCAGACACACACTAGGGTTGGGTGATGTCAGCCTTTGTCCTGTCGTGATAATGTACCCATAAGATATGGTGATATATGATGATATCGCCCCCTATtggccaacccccccccccccccccaaagaaaataAACTCCACCTGAACAACCTGGACTCAGgtgtagacgtaacatagtacatgtaaatccaggacactccatttagtatgttctgtttcatatggtatgtattcaaTTGTGGCTGTCCATCTagttcgtatgatatgttacgaatttgtatgggacctcactttgtgcatgggggcgttgtcatgctgaaacaggaaagggcctggCCCGAACTATTGCCACACATTTGGAagaacagaatcatctagaatatcaCTGTACCGTTAAGATTTctgttcactggaactaaggggcctgaaccatgaaaaacagccccagaacattattccccCTCCATCAACActtacagttggcacaatgcattggggcaggtagcgttctcctggcatctgccaaacccagattcatccgtcaggctgccagatggtgaagcgtgattcatcactccagagaacgtgtttccactgctccagagtccaatggcgtcgAGCTTCACAcccctccagccgacgcttggcactTGGCATATCAGACAATtctttacgcgcttcagcactcgccggtcctgttccgtgagcttgtgtggcctgccacttcacggctgagccgttgttgctcctagacgtttccacttcacaataacagcccttacagttgaccgggggcagCTCTATTAGGGCAGGCATTTGATGaacggacttgttggaaaggtggcatcctatgacggtgccacgttgaaagtcactgagctcttcagtacaggccattctactgccaatgtttgtctatggagattgcatggcggtgtgctcgatttgatacacctgtcagcaacgtacTTTTGGCCACGTAgtgtatgttacaaattacaatttgttgtggctaatgttagctaagctAAGGGGTTATGTTTAGGAGTTAGATTGAAGGTTTGGGGAAGGTTTTGCTAACATGCTAAAAAGTATCTTGTACTTGCCAATTAGCTATAGTTGTCCTTGATGAGATTCGAACCTTCTGGTTGCTAGACGGTCGCGCTATAAGCCCACCTATCTACCCCGAACAACCACCCACCCTCCTTTCGTTTTTTGCCAAAACTAATCTTCTGTTTAACGTGACCATAGAAAACGACATACAAATGGGTGTCCctgatttacgtttactatgttacgtctagccTGAGACCAGTCTGGCTAAAATGACAACTATGGAATGATATAAACAGAAAATGACCAACACTGCCATTGCCGTCTACATTTTCTGTGATTTTTGCTACACAACGTTCCTGTAGATTGTTCTAGAAACATTATTTGATCAACAGTTAAATGTGTTATGTTGATTCTTGCTATAAAAGTATCTGCCTGTCCCTGTTTGGCTGTCGGCTGCTGGTCTCCATGTTAGATACAGCTTACTGACCAGTCCCTGGTCTCCATGTTGCATACAGCTTACTGACCAGTCCCTGACCTCCATGTTAGATACAGCTTACTGACCAGTCCCTGGTCTCCATGTTAGATACAGCTTACTGACCAGTCCCTGGTCTCCACGTTAGATACAACTTACTGACCAGTCCCTGGTCTCCATGTTAGATACAGCTTACTGACCAGTCCCTGGTCTCCACGTTAGATACAGCTTACTGACCAGTCCCTGGTCTCCACGTTAGATACAGCTTACTGACCAGTCCCTGGTCTCCACGTTAGATACAGCTTACTGACCAGTCCCTGGTCTCCACGTTAGATACAGCTTACTGACCAGTCCTTGGTCTCCATGTTAGATACAGCTTACTGACCAGTCCCTGGTCTCCATGTTAGATACAGCTTACTGACCAGTCCCTGGTCTCCATGTTAGATACAGCTTACTGACCAGTCCCTGGTCTCCATGTTAGATACAGCTTACTGACCAGTCCCTGGCCTCCATGTTAGATACTGACCAGTCCCTGGTCTCCATGTTAGATACAGCTTACTGACCAGTCCCTGGTCTCCATGTTAGATACAGCTTACTGACCAGTCCCTGGTCTCCATGATAGATACAGCTTACTGACCAGTCCCTGGCCTCCATGTTAGATACAGCTTACTGACCAGTCCCTGGTCTCCATGTTAGATACAGCTTACTGACCAGTCCCTGGCCTCCATGTTAGATACTGACCAGTCCCTGGTCTCCATGTTAGATACAGCTTACTGACCAGTCCCTGGTCTCCATGTTAGATACAGCTTACTGACCAGTCCCTGGTCTCCATGTTAGATACAGCTTACTGACCAGTCCCTGGTCTCCACGTTAGATACAACTTACTGACCAGTCCCTGGTCTCCATGTTAGATACAGCTTACTGACCAGTCCCTGGTCTCCACGTTAGATACAGCTTACTGACCAGTCCCTGGTCTCCACGTTAGATACAGCTTACTGACCAGTCCCTGGTCTCCACGTTAGATACAGCTTACTGACCAGTCCCTGGTCTCCATGTTAGATACAGCTTACTGACCAGTCCCTGGTCTCCATGTTAGATACAGCTTACTGACCAGTCCCTGGTCTCCATGTTAGATACAGCTTACTGACCAGTCCCTGGTCTCCATGTTAGATACAGCTTACTGACCAGTCCCTGGTCTCCATGTTAGATACAGCTTACTGACCAGTCCCTGGCCTCCATGTTAGATACTGACCAGTCCCTGGTCTCCATGATAGATACAGCTTACTGACCAGTCCCTGGCCTCCATGTTAGATACAGCTTACTGACCAGTCCCTGGTCTCCATGTTAGATACAGCTTACTGACCAGTCCCTGGCCTCCATGTTAGATACTGACCAGTCCCTGGTCTCCATGTTAGATACAACTTACTGACCAGTCCCTGGTCTCCATGTTAGATACAGCTTACTGACCAGTCCCTGGTCTCCATGTTAGATACAGCTTACTGACCAGTCCCTGGCCTCCATGTTAGATACTGACCAGTCCCTGGTCTCCATGATAGATACAGCTTACTGACCAGTCCCTGGCCTCCATGTTAGATACAGCTTACTGACCAGTCCCTGGTCTCCATGTTAGATACAGCTTACTGACCAGTCCCTGGCCTCCATGTTAGATACTGACCAGTCCCTGGTCTCCATGTTAGATACAGCTTACTGACCAGTCCCTGGTCTCCATGTTAGATACAGCTTACTTACCAGTTCCTGGCCTCCATGTTAGATACTGACCAGTCCCTGGTCTCCATGATAGATACAGCTTACTGACCAGTCCCTGGCCTCCATGTTAGATACAGCTTACTGACCAGTCCCTGATCTCCATGTTAGATACAGCTTACTGACCAGTCCCTGGTCTCCATGTTAGATACAGCTTACTGACCAGTCCCTGGCCTCCATGTTAGATACTGACCAGTCCCTGGTCTCCATGTTAGATACAGCTTACTGACCAGTCCCTGGTCTCCATGTTAGATACAGCTTACTGACCAGTCCCTGGTCTCCATGTTAGATAAAGCTTACTGACCAGTCCCTGGTGTCCATGTTAGATACAGCTTACTGACCAGTCCCTGGTGTCCATGTTAGATACAGCTTACTGACCAGTCCCTGGTGTCCATGTTAGATACATGCTAATGTAATATCGCccaaccccaacacacacacacacacacacacagagccaaggTGGAGAAACTACGCAGAGAAGACcatcacagagacatacacacctCAACACTTCCATCTGATTCACGATCTAATTCATTCTACATACGTTTCCTCTTCTCTGTGCAGGCTCCCTCTAAGAAGAAGATTGAGATCAACACCATAGCCAGTAACTACCACCTGGAGGTCAACCCAAGGTAAACAGGAAGTAGTATTGGTAACAGCAACACCATAGCCAGTAACTACCACCTGGAAGTCAACCCAAGGTAAACAGGAAGTAGTATTGGTAACAGCAACACCATAGCCAGTAACTACCACCTGGAAGTCAACCCAAGGTAAACAGGAAGTAGTATTGGTAACAGCAACACCATAGCCAGTAACTACCACCTGGAAGTCAACCCAAGGTAAACAGGAAGTAGTATTGGTAACAGCAACACCATAGCCAGTAACTACCACCTGGAAGTCAACCCAAGGTAAACAGGAAGTAGTATTGGTAACATCAACACCATAGCCAGTAACTACCACCTGGAGGTCAACCCAAGGTCAACAGGAAGTAGTATTGGTAACAACACCATAACCAGTAACTACCACCTGGAGGTCAATCCAAGGTAAACAGGAAGTAGTGTTGGTAACAACACCATAACCAGTAACTACCACCTGGAGGTCAACCCAAAGTAAACAGGAAGTAGTGTTGGTAACATCAACACCACAGCCAGGACTCAACGATCTGAGTTGGAGAGATTTTCCTCATCTGAGTGTTGCTGCTAACAGTGACCATGTGTTTTttaggaactgtgtgtgtgtgtggtccattTGACCATATACTGTAGATCTGTGTTCTCAGTGACCGGGGGTCATATTGAACATCTCTCTCATTTTAACAGTGATGCTGGTAACAGTGACCGTGTGGTTATCCAGGAACTGATCAAGACTATGGCCCAGTCTCAACAGATCCAGACAAGCACCCAGAGGGAGTTCAaaggtcagacacacacatgccGCGTACTGCTCTGTTAGGATTTTCACATTCTGACACCATTTTAATAAAacaacccctctttctctctctctctgtctctctctctctctctgcctctctctctctctctctgcctctctctctctctctctgtctctctctgcctctctctgtctctctctgtctctctctgtctctctctgtctctctctgtctctctctgtctctctctgtctctctctctctgtctctctctgtctctctctgtctctctctctctctctctctctctctctctgtctctctctctctgtctctctctctctgtctctctgtctctctctgtctctctctgtctctctgtctctctctctctctgtctctgtctctctctgtctctgtctctctctctctctctctctgtgtgtctctgtgtctctctctctctctgcctctctctgcctctctctgtctgactctgtctctctctgtctctctctgtctctctctgtctctctctgtctctctctgtctctctctgtctctctctgtctctctctgtctctctctctctgtctctctctctctgtctctctctctctctctctctctctctgtctctctctctctgtctctctctctctgtctctctgtctctctctgtctctctgtctctctctgtctctctgtctctctctctctctgtctctgtctctgtctctctctctctctctgtgtgtctctgtgtctctctctgtctgactctgtctctctctctcttagttgtCCTGTTGACAGAGGTGGACCGCCTCACTAAGGATGCCCAGCATGCATTGCGTCGTACCATGGAGAAGTACATGTCCACCTGCCGGCTCATCCTCTGCTGTAACTCCACCTCCAAAGTCATTGGACCAATCAGGAGCAGGTGTCTGGCCGTCAGGGTGCCCCTGCCCAGTAcagaggaggtagagatggaaggagggagtgggggggggaTGAGGGATGGATGTTTAGTGAGTGCACAGTACATTATTTCAACTACATCATTCTCTCAAATGTGAATCTTTGAATTCTCACCTTctgtcatctctctttctctcctctctcctctctctctcctctcctctcctctctcctctcctctctcctctcctctctcctctcctctctcctctcctctctcctctcctctctcctctcctctcctctcctctctcctctcctctcctctctctcctctcctctctctcctctctctcctctcctctcctctcctctctcctctcctctctcctctcctctctcctctcctctctcctctcctctctcctctcctctctctcaggtgtgtaatgttttgtctacagTGTGTAGGAAGGAGGGTCTGCTTCTCCCCGCTGAGTTGGCCAAACAGATATCAGAGAAGTCTGGACGCAACCTCCGCAAAGCACTGCTCATGTGTGAGGCCTGCAGAGTGCAACAGTAAGTCTGTCGCTGTGTGTGATGCTGCAACAGTAAGTCTGTCGCTGTGTGTGATGCTGTGTGTGATGCTGCAACAGTAAGTCTGTCGCTGTGTGTGACGCTGTGTGTGACGCTGTGTGTGGCGCTGTGTGTGGCGCTGTGTGTGGCGCTGTGTGTGGCGCTGTGTGTGGCGCTGTGTGTGGCGCTCCAACAGTCCATAATGTTTGAACTTTTCTATCTAATATCCATTTTACAGACTCACAGTAGTGGGTACCTACATTTTACAGACTCACAGTAGTGGGTACCTACATTTTACAGACTCACAGTAGTGGGTACCTACATTTTACAGACTCACAGTAGTGGGTACCTACATTTTACAGACTCACAGTAGTGGGTACCTACATTTTACAGACTCACAGTAGTGGGTACCTACATTTTACAGACTCACAGTAGTGGGTACCTACATTTTACAGACTCACAGTAGTGGGTACCTACATTTTACAGACTCACAGTAGTGGGTACCTACATTTTACAGACTCACAGTAGTGGGTACCTACATTTTACAGACTCACAGTAGTGGGTACCTACATTTTACAGACTCACAGTAGTGGGTACCTACATTTTAGCGATCACCTCATCAGTTGCCATTTTGATAACCTTTGACCCCTGTTCTCCAGGTACCCGTTCTCAGCAGACCAGGACATCCCAGAGACCGACTGGGAGGTTTACCTGAGAGAGACGGCCAACGCCATCGTCAGTCAGCAGAGTCCTCAGAGGTGAGGATGGAGGAGGACTGGAATTAAAAAACATTGAACAAACGTCCCTAATTTAAAATGGTTTCTGTAGTAAAAGGTTTTTCTctgactccccccctctctccccccctctctcccctacctccctctcccaggTTGTTAGAGGTGAGGGGGAGACTGTATGAGTTGCTGACTCACTGCATTCCTCCTGAGATCATCATGAAGGTACGCCTCACAAATACTGAGCACCAACTATGGGGGGGGGTGTATGCTGTTAACTGTGTGGTGTGTTAaggtactgtgtctgtgtgtagggccTGGTAACAGAGCTGCTAGGTAACTGTGTGGTGTGTTAAGGTACTGTGTCTGTGTAGGGCCTGGTAACAGAGCTGCTAGGTAACTGTGACGGCCAGCTGAAGGCAGAGGTGACTCACATGGCAGCCCACTACGAACACCGACTGCAGCAGGGCAATAAGGCCATCTACCACCTAGAGGCCTTCACCGCCAGGTTCATGGCCATCTACAAGAAGTTCATGGAGGACGGACTGGACGCCATGATGTTCTGatctcgctctccttctcgctctccttatctctctccttctcgctctcctcACTCTAAATCTCTCTTTCCTGTCTCCATGACGTTCTGATCTAACTCGACTTGCTCTTTTTCCCCCTCTTCATCATCCTTCCTCTTCATCACCCTTCTCGATGCCTTGATGTTGTGATCTAATACCCTCTCCCTCTGCGTACCCTCCCATACCTTGTAATATGAGGGGGTTCAGAGGCCCAGTCTTTGGTTGATATCAATAATTGATTCATCTGGATAGTGACACCTCCGCTATGTACTGTCTTATTGAACCCCAGCTGTAAAATAAAGTTGACTTTCTTTCGAATGTCTTAAAGTGaacgattgattgattgatatgacCTGGTGGGCTGGTAGATCCTCCTCCTTATGATCTGTACTGGCTCAGCCAATGGCCTCCGTATGATCTGTCTACTGACTCAGCCAATGGCCCGTTTGAATTGTCAGTTGGGACCCTTGCCTGAACTGGCACTATACCCCCCACAGGTCCATGACCCCAGTGGGCCCCTGGCCTAGTGCTACACCCCAAGCCCTACCATACCTGTATGTGATGTAACGACATAGTGGTGACTCAGacctccctcccatctctgaTCCTGGCCAAGATAATAACCTCTCCGAAGCAATGTTCCCTCTTTTTATAACCGCTGTGTAAAAATTTCACACAAAATATCTGCGTGCGCCATTTTCTAAACTTGGCTCACGCCATAAAATCAGACTCGTCCTGAAACTGCACTaaattttgtattttattatttttttgactTAGCCAGTTGGGTTGTGTGAATAACCCAACATGTTGGAGTAACCCAAACATGGGTTAATTTAACCATCAGTTGGGTTGACCCAGTAGCTGGGTCTTTTTTTCCATTTTCTGGAAGTGTGGCCTATTAGGGGTGTAGCTGTTATTAAGTTATTTCTGGccaaatgtcattcctgttcctCAAGTTTAACGTACACTAGAAAATGAAAATTTTCCTTGAATATATTTGCACATTACATATTCTTAAATAAAAATCTGAACGTTATTATAATGTTGGGATATGGTGTTATTCATCCCAACATTGAGATGTCATAGGCTCTTGAGGAACTCATACACTGGTGAAAGCCTCATTGAAGCTATAAAAGTGTCAGGACTCTTAACTTAACTTGTGATAAACTGGACAAGACATCTACTCACACGGGGGTGGCCCAAAAATTATCTGTTTGAAAGCCACGCCCCTATTAAGCCacgcctccagtcttctgatctgggtcatatctcaataacacagcatcaataacccaatgCCTGCAACCCAGCGTTATACTCTGCCTGAAAAACACCCATCATTCAATTTTTATGGTGACAATAATGCCCCTTATTTGCTAGTACACTTCGGAAGTATTAGAATTAGGCCAAGGCCCAGTGTGGTGAACTTGATCCAATGTCTTCGGAGGTGATGGCAGAATGTTCAACTTTTGCATTGACATTTTGCCGTAGTCTATCTGATAGAAAAAGTTTCTGAAAAGATGGGAAAAAAACGATTGCAAATTGATGTGGACCTGTAAAACAGACCGTTTGGATATTAATAGGACCTCATCTGTTTTCCGTTGGCCTTTTCTCGAAACGTAATATAGGCCTGTTGAACTACACACAAATTCTCAAACCTTGTCCAGACGCAGTGGAAGCCACTGGCTGCTTGTCTGCTTAGCAGTGCGACAATATATAAAGTCGACATTTACGTTGAAATTGAGAATAAACTCGCAGGTATATTTCAATATTTGAATAAAGTAGAGGCTTTGGTTAACTGCATGTCTCTGGCTCCCTGCTGCTGTGCGTGCCACGGTTTGAAATGCCTGCCGTTAGATGACCTGGTGAAACTAGACTTTATGATTTCCTTGTTACTAATGCTAATTATTTTATCTTTTAGCACATAATAAccatattattataattatcatAAGTAGCCCTATCATGACCCGGAAGAGGTTGTGCCACAGATTATTTTCAGAAGGAGGAACCACTCGGTTGAGGTGTTTCATCCATGTgccaacatacagtggggagaacaagtatttgatacaatgCAAAttgattacttaaaaatcatacaatatgattgtctggatttttgttttagattccgtctctcacagttgaagtgtacctatgataaaaaat carries:
- the rfc3 gene encoding replication factor C subunit 3, with amino-acid sequence MSLWVDKYRPTSLGKLDYHKEQANQLKNLVQCGDFPHLLVYGPSGAGKKTRIMCLLRELYGAGVEKLHIEHQTVTAPSKKKIEINTIASNYHLEVNPSDAGNSDRVVIQELIKTMAQSQQIQTSTQREFKVVLLTEVDRLTKDAQHALRRTMEKYMSTCRLILCCNSTSKVIGPIRSRCLAVRVPLPSTEEVCNVLSTVCRKEGLLLPAELAKQISEKSGRNLRKALLMCEACRVQQYPFSADQDIPETDWEVYLRETANAIVSQQSPQRLLEVRGRLYELLTHCIPPEIIMKGLVTELLGNCDGQLKAEVTHMAAHYEHRLQQGNKAIYHLEAFTARFMAIYKKFMEDGLDAMMF